Proteins encoded in a region of the Vicia villosa cultivar HV-30 ecotype Madison, WI linkage group LG5, Vvil1.0, whole genome shotgun sequence genome:
- the LOC131603186 gene encoding shikimate kinase 1, chloroplastic, translating to MDAKAVQTLNLSGFTRPEKLVGRTGLSLSRTGKPEMVRMSRRKNVHMEIACSYNNIPASILESGGHKFPLEEELILKKKSQQIRPYLNGRCIYVVGMMGSGKTTVGKIMSQALSYSFCDCDTLIEEEVDGNSVADIFKLYGESFFRDRETEALHKMSLMRKFVISTGGGAVLRPINWKYMHKGVSVWLDVPVDALAKRIAAVGTNSRPLLHDEAGDAYTAALMRLSSLFEERGEFYANANARVSLENIAAKLGRRDASDLSPTAIAIEALDQVGNFLKAEDGGYAR from the exons ATGGATGCTAAAGCTGTTCAAACGTTGAATTTATCGGGTTTTACCCGACCCGAAAAGTTGGTGGGAAGAACCGGATTATCTTTGAGTCGAACCGGTAAACCGGAAATGGTTCGGATGAGTCGCCGCAAGAATGTTCATATGGAGATTGCTTGTTCTTATAACAACATTCCAG CTTCGATATTGGAATCAGGAGGCCATAAGTTTCCCCTTGAGGAAGAGTTGATTCTGAAG AAAAAATCGCAACAGATCCGGCCGTATTTAAATGGACGCTGTATATATGTTGTTG GAATGATGGGCTCTGGGAAGACAACTGTGGGGAAGATTATGTCGCAAGCGCTTAGCTATTCTTTTTGTGATTG TGATACATTGATTGAGGAAGAGGTTGACGGAAACTCTGTAGCTGATATATTCAAGCTCTATGGAGAATCTTTCTTTCGTGATAGGGAG ACTGAGGCATTGCATAAGATGTCCCTGATGCGTAAATTTGTCATTTCTACTGGTGGAGGTGCTGTTTTGAGACCCATCAATTG GAAATATATGCACAAGGGCGTTAGTGTTTGGTTGGATGTACCGGTGGATGCATTGGCAAAAAGAATTGCAGCCGTGGGAACTAACTCTCGCCCTCTTCTACATGATGAAGCAGGGGATGCTTACACTGCG GCTTTGATGCGCTTGTCTTCTCTTTTTGAAGAAAGAGGTGAATTCTATGCCAATGCAAATGCCAGAGTCTCGTTAGAAA ATATAGCAGCAAAACTGGGCCGAAGAGATGCATCTGATTTGTCTCCAACCGCTATTGCAATTGAG GCACTAGATCAAGTTGGCAACTTTTTAAAAGCAGAAGATGGTGGTTATGCAAGATAG